The Synechococcus sp. BL107 nucleotide sequence CCAAATTTCAGCACTCAGCATGCTTTGGAGATAAGCCACGCCAAAGCGAATGGCCGAGGTGACCCAAAAAGCAACAATCAATAATCCCAGCAACCACCCTGCTTGATCGAGGATTCCACCACCAAACACCCGAATTCCAGGAATCTGGTCGGTGAGCTTTACGCCTGCCATTAAGCCCACCAGCCGCGCCAGCAAACCGACAAGCAAGATGTCCATCAGGCCCTGAAGAAACGAGGCCAGAAGAACGACAATTAAAAATCGAACACGACTCGCCGGCAGCTCCTTGAGCAGGCGGCTGAGATCTCTCCAAGTCTGACTTCGAACAGGCATGAAAGCAGCGGGTCCGTACGCGGTGCCGACACAACGCCAGCCTGCTGTGAGCGAACCTAGGTCGATTCAGGTGGGGGACCCATCAGGTTGCAGGCCAGCCGGGCAACCGATCGACCACTCGACGTAACCGCTCCAGGCGTTGCCGCCAGCGCAGTTGCCACGTAGCCGGATTGATCAACGCAGGGCCAGGTAAAACATCCAAGGCATCGAGGTGCTTCAGAGCTGCCCGCCAACTCTCACGTAAACATGTCTCTGTGTAGGGGGCTAAGTCCGTCTCCAGCTGATCAACCTGGGGACGCCATTGCGATGGGTTCCGCACCGCACGCTGAATTCGATCAAGATCAAACTCAAGTCTCCCGCAGCCAATTTGATGGACAGTGCGGCAGGGATCACCGTGATCAGCAAGGGCATGGTTCAAGCTGCTGAACACCACACACCCGCAAGCCAGAGCCTCTAAAGGCGGCAAACCAAATCCCTCGGTCACCCCCCTGCCCCGCCAGTAGTCCGCTGAGTCGTAGAGATACACCGTGGACTGATTAAACAGCTCTACGAGATCGTCGACCCAACCGCTCTGAACCTCCACCCTCAACCCAGCCCGCTGCAGTGCGGGCACCAGGTGATCCAGCACATACGGACTGCTTTTTCGGGCTTGAACGAAAACATCAATCGGACGCGCTCCTTGCTTCCCACGCGCACCTCGCGTGAACCAGGGATCCGCAAGGGCATTAGGGACCAAACAAAGAGGGTTACGCGGAGCCCGTGCTCCCCAATACCCCAACGTGTTTCTGCTCACTGCAAGCACAGGAACACCAGCAGGGAGATCAAATCCGTATCCACTGCTATGGGCGTGGTAGGCAACGCGATGGCCCCGCAAGCGTCGAATCAGTCGAGGGACATCGAAGCCCCAGCTAACAATCCAGAGGATGCTGCGATCAGGTTGTTCGCGTTGAAGGCAGTCGTCCAAAAAGTTGAGATCATCTTGGCGCTGGCGGTACGTGACCACTTCGGTAGCGCAAAGGCCCGCCATCAGGCGGGCCGTCTGCAATTCAACGCTGAGTCCGCCACATCGAAAACGACGACCGGTGCCAGGGACCAGAAAACGAATCAGCCTGGTGGACACAGATCAGGCGGTGGCTGCCTCGGTGCTACCAGTCCGCTGACGACGGGTCAAGAAACCAAACAGAACCTTACCGATCGCCGCCACCAGGTTCCCCTCCAGCTCCTGGAACATTTTCATGTTGAGGTGGAAAGCATTGTTGGCTTCCTCAACGATCCGATCCGCCATCGCTTGATCGATGGGCAACGCATCCATGGTTGAGCGGTACATCGTTTTGAACCCTTTCTCGTCAGCAATATCGTCGAAAATATAAAAACGAAGACCATCGTCTCCATCCATATTCATTGCTTTCTGAGCAATATTTTTCAGAATCTGACCACCGGAGAGATCTCCCATATAGCGGGTGTAATGGTGCCCAACCAATAATTCAGGAGACTCTTTCGCAAGGGCATGAATCCGCTCTACATAGAGTGCAGCAGATGGAGATGGCTGGATTTCTTCCTTCCAGTTCTCGCCGAAGTAATAGGA carries:
- a CDS encoding glycosyltransferase → MSTRLIRFLVPGTGRRFRCGGLSVELQTARLMAGLCATEVVTYRQRQDDLNFLDDCLQREQPDRSILWIVSWGFDVPRLIRRLRGHRVAYHAHSSGYGFDLPAGVPVLAVSRNTLGYWGARAPRNPLCLVPNALADPWFTRGARGKQGARPIDVFVQARKSSPYVLDHLVPALQRAGLRVEVQSGWVDDLVELFNQSTVYLYDSADYWRGRGVTEGFGLPPLEALACGCVVFSSLNHALADHGDPCRTVHQIGCGRLEFDLDRIQRAVRNPSQWRPQVDQLETDLAPYTETCLRESWRAALKHLDALDVLPGPALINPATWQLRWRQRLERLRRVVDRLPGWPAT
- a CDS encoding heme oxygenase (biliverdin-producing) — its product is MSVALAAQLREGTKKAHTMAENTGFVSCFLKGVVDKSSYRKLVADLYFVYEAMEEEIDQLSEHPVVGPVGKKELNRVESLSQDLSYYFGENWKEEIQPSPSAALYVERIHALAKESPELLVGHHYTRYMGDLSGGQILKNIAQKAMNMDGDDGLRFYIFDDIADEKGFKTMYRSTMDALPIDQAMADRIVEEANNAFHLNMKMFQELEGNLVAAIGKVLFGFLTRRQRTGSTEAATA